In one Crocinitomicaceae bacterium genomic region, the following are encoded:
- the fabF gene encoding beta-ketoacyl-ACP synthase II, with the protein MELKRVVITGMGALTPIGNNLTDYWNSLINGVSGAARITYFNPEKFKTQFACELKNFNIENHLDRKEARKLDQFSQYAMVSSAEAMADSGIDVTKINLERAGVIWGSGIGGLKTFQEEMREFIGADETPRFNPFFIPKMIVDIAAGHISITYGFRGPNYVTVSACASSNNALIDAVNLIRLGKSDVIISGGSEACVNEAGVGGFNALKALSTRNDDPKTASRPFDVDREGFVLGEGSGALIVEELEHAKARGAKIYCEIVGSGLSADAYHITAPHPEGLGAISVMKQALAEAGIQPEAIDYINVHGTSTPLGDIAETKAIKTVFGEHAYNLNISSTKSMTGHLLGAAGSIEAIACIMAINHGIVPPTINHFTDDPEIDNKLNFTFNTAQKRKVRYALSNTFGFGGHNTSVIFKAYEN; encoded by the coding sequence ATGGAGTTAAAAAGAGTGGTTATAACCGGCATGGGTGCATTAACACCTATTGGAAATAATCTAACCGATTATTGGAATTCTCTGATTAACGGCGTAAGTGGTGCGGCACGCATTACTTATTTTAATCCGGAAAAATTTAAGACGCAGTTTGCCTGTGAGTTAAAAAACTTCAACATTGAGAATCATCTCGATAGAAAAGAAGCAAGAAAACTCGACCAATTTTCCCAGTACGCTATGGTTTCATCTGCTGAAGCCATGGCGGACTCAGGGATTGACGTAACTAAGATCAATCTTGAGCGCGCCGGCGTTATCTGGGGCTCAGGCATTGGTGGGTTAAAAACTTTTCAAGAGGAAATGCGGGAATTTATTGGGGCTGACGAAACCCCTCGCTTCAACCCGTTCTTTATTCCTAAAATGATCGTTGATATTGCGGCCGGGCACATTTCAATTACCTACGGGTTCAGAGGACCAAACTATGTAACTGTATCTGCATGCGCCTCATCAAACAATGCGTTGATTGATGCTGTGAATCTTATTCGCTTGGGCAAGTCAGATGTGATTATTTCAGGAGGATCCGAGGCCTGCGTAAATGAAGCAGGCGTTGGGGGTTTCAACGCATTAAAGGCATTGTCTACCCGCAATGATGATCCAAAAACAGCATCACGCCCTTTTGATGTAGACCGGGAGGGATTTGTGCTGGGTGAAGGTTCTGGCGCATTAATTGTTGAAGAACTTGAACACGCCAAAGCTAGAGGGGCAAAAATTTATTGTGAAATTGTAGGTAGTGGTTTATCTGCTGATGCTTATCACATCACGGCGCCGCATCCTGAAGGACTTGGCGCAATAAGCGTAATGAAACAAGCGTTGGCTGAAGCAGGCATTCAGCCTGAGGCAATTGATTATATCAACGTTCACGGTACATCTACTCCGTTGGGCGATATCGCAGAAACAAAAGCCATTAAAACGGTGTTTGGTGAGCATGCTTACAACCTCAATATCTCATCAACAAAATCTATGACCGGTCACTTGTTGGGTGCTGCGGGTTCAATTGAAGCTATTGCGTGTATCATGGCAATCAATCATGGAATTGTGCCTCCAACAATCAATCATTTTACTGACGATCCGGAAATTGACAATAAACTCAATTTCACGTTTAACACCGCTCAAAAACGCAAAGTGCGTTATGCATTGAGTAATACTTTTGGTTTCGGTGGTCACAATACGTCAGTGATATTCAAAGCATACGAAAATTAA
- a CDS encoding acyl carrier protein: MSDVKSRVMSIIVDKLGVAEDEVTAEASFTNDLGADSLDTVELIMEFEKEFNIAIPDDQAEKIQTVGDAIAYIEANAK; encoded by the coding sequence ATGTCTGATGTAAAATCAAGAGTAATGTCAATTATCGTTGACAAATTAGGAGTAGCTGAAGATGAAGTGACTGCAGAGGCAAGCTTCACAAATGACCTCGGAGCTGATTCTTTGGATACTGTTGAGCTGATCATGGAATTTGAAAAAGAATTCAATATCGCTATCCCGGATGATCAGGCTGAAAAAATCCAGACAGTTGGAGATGCAATAGCTTATATTGAGGCTAACGCAAAATAA
- a CDS encoding gliding motility-associated C-terminal domain-containing protein, producing the protein MKTLILLLCLILSPILLNAQIGKDGNVTITNTQVVNEYTSLSQDANPGDMVLTVNNSGLNNGGNFSSALQAGDLIMIIQMQGASILGGVNDISWGEILSYNNCGLFEFKEVANVPNATHIELQCPVENTYTQSGHVQVIRVPRYNTLTVDGGTITSLTWNGTIGGVVAIEVNGLTTLINGGTIDVTGQGFRGGQMDNQSSYAALNFAYPNQNAGGEKGESIAGFGPDYSPLGGRYGRGAPANGGGGGNAHNAGGGGGANAGSEIPWNGLGNPDISVPAWINAWNLEGPGFSTNLSSGGGRGGYTFSSSNQNALVMGPSQAGWGGDTRRNTGGIGGRPLDYSSGRLFLGGGGGAGDGNNGAGTNGASGGGLVYLITYNDVVGTGQIIASGQSAPPTPPNGNDAPGGGGGGGTIVVNASGNIATSISLIANGGDGGDQVIPTNEAEGPGGGGGGGYIAFSNGTPGTNVSGGLNGTTNSGGVTEFVPNGATMGGAGSVSFPVIATYNMNIFAVNDTICSGTSTTLNAVAENPLFTNLIEWYDAPFGGNLLSTGSSFTTPALTVNTTYYLKVCPSLSVDSISVIVQPNPVFGIVTDSTNCFGGSDGSASTNGMGSYTYAWSNGQNGPMATGFSAGTYSVTATSSIGCMTTQNFAIEQPSPMNVNFSGTPALCFNDPSGTLTATASGGNAPYNYQWTSPAVNAPTITNVPNGNYTVTITDDHGCIISANGSVSSPLPLTTNLVGVNDVSCFAGSNGNALVAAGGGTFPYSIDWLTLSNDNFFMDSLSAGNYIVEVTDANNCVTSMVVTISEPGPFTVNLSVMQDETCTAGNGIAFASVSGGIGVINYSWTPAVSYSPIANNLSAGPLSVQVQDENGCIATDNVNLINHPTGNAVLASMNAVTCENGSNGDASVNMIGGTAPFNYTWSCSCSNTSFADSLSSGNYSVIVTDNNGCIDTLNFAMTELLPLVLTNAYTSDPLCYGDANGSSLVQANGGTGPYFFSWNTMPAQYSDLATNLSAGNYSVIVTDANNCADTISVSLNQPTELVLSPQVLSNIICFGDSAGVASANATGGTLPYQYTWSNGGNTDTILNLPSGHYTVFVTDANGCDQNGSIEILEYQNVLAELSADTIFCPGDLVTFTVLTNGLNNLYDYNWYVNGNLQSTQNTYTIPIYSTTQISIELANTVNCPDIFDTIVVSPVQLDPAVLNAIGTTDTLCLGQAGIVQAIITDWSYLTSVYWDSLALVGVGPHVVKPTEPGYYVVTIENMCNQTAKDSVFLNVHMPPAADIFAHNTDGCGKVYAEFGYNVAPYDYPVSDFKWSIMFTEYDTLNPVVGFEVSSDVLAQLEIEFSNGCSFDYEDTVHVEVYPLPEANFYYNPDPALQYELTEFIDISHGNPVAWEWYVENQFISTDERTTWVFDETGNYAVMQVITNEYGCSDTAHLLIEVIGDFTVYVPNAFTPDGNDYNNTFQPIMQNVKPDNYEFLIFNRWGELIFEGHNLEAAWDGFYGGDLVPDDVYVWVIRVTDINDKRHEYTGHVALLK; encoded by the coding sequence ATGAAAACGCTCATACTATTACTTTGTCTTATTCTCTCACCCATTCTTTTAAATGCGCAAATTGGTAAAGACGGAAATGTAACCATAACCAATACGCAAGTGGTGAATGAATATACCTCCCTCTCACAAGATGCAAATCCAGGAGACATGGTTCTCACTGTAAACAATTCGGGTTTAAATAATGGAGGCAACTTTAGCTCTGCATTACAAGCAGGAGATTTAATCATGATCATTCAAATGCAAGGCGCCAGCATATTAGGCGGCGTGAATGACATAAGCTGGGGAGAAATATTATCATACAATAATTGCGGATTATTTGAATTCAAAGAAGTGGCTAATGTGCCAAACGCAACCCATATTGAATTACAATGTCCGGTTGAAAACACGTATACTCAAAGCGGACACGTGCAGGTAATTCGCGTACCAAGATATAATACACTCACCGTAGATGGCGGAACCATTACATCACTCACCTGGAACGGAACCATAGGCGGTGTAGTAGCAATAGAAGTGAATGGATTAACCACATTGATCAACGGCGGAACAATAGACGTAACCGGTCAGGGATTTCGCGGTGGACAAATGGATAATCAGAGTAGTTATGCTGCACTGAATTTTGCCTATCCAAATCAAAACGCCGGAGGAGAAAAAGGAGAAAGTATTGCAGGTTTCGGACCTGACTATTCACCTCTTGGTGGTCGCTACGGACGAGGTGCACCTGCAAATGGCGGTGGTGGAGGTAACGCGCACAATGCCGGTGGTGGCGGAGGCGCAAATGCCGGTAGTGAAATTCCTTGGAATGGTTTAGGTAATCCTGATATTTCAGTGCCTGCGTGGATTAATGCATGGAATTTAGAAGGCCCTGGATTTTCTACCAATCTTTCATCAGGTGGTGGACGCGGTGGATACACGTTTTCATCAAGCAATCAAAACGCATTAGTGATGGGTCCTTCACAAGCCGGTTGGGGAGGAGATACCCGACGCAACACAGGGGGTATTGGTGGACGACCTTTAGATTATTCAAGTGGACGACTTTTTCTTGGTGGTGGTGGCGGTGCCGGCGACGGGAACAACGGAGCGGGCACCAACGGAGCGTCCGGGGGTGGTTTGGTTTATCTGATTACATACAACGATGTAGTTGGTACTGGTCAGATCATCGCCTCCGGGCAATCAGCTCCTCCTACTCCTCCAAACGGAAATGATGCACCCGGTGGTGGTGGCGGTGGTGGAACCATTGTTGTAAATGCAAGCGGAAACATTGCAACATCGATTTCACTCATTGCAAACGGTGGTGATGGAGGCGATCAGGTTATTCCAACCAACGAAGCTGAAGGACCTGGTGGTGGTGGAGGTGGTGGATACATCGCATTTTCAAATGGCACACCGGGCACGAATGTAAGTGGTGGATTAAACGGAACAACTAACTCAGGCGGAGTGACAGAATTTGTTCCTAATGGCGCAACTATGGGTGGTGCAGGTTCGGTTTCGTTCCCTGTTATTGCAACTTATAACATGAACATTTTTGCAGTCAATGACACCATTTGTTCAGGCACATCTACTACACTAAATGCTGTTGCAGAAAATCCTTTATTTACCAATTTGATTGAGTGGTATGATGCTCCATTTGGTGGAAATCTATTATCAACCGGATCAAGTTTTACCACACCTGCACTCACGGTAAACACAACCTACTATTTGAAAGTATGTCCAAGCTTAAGTGTTGACAGTATATCGGTGATTGTGCAACCTAATCCGGTTTTTGGAATTGTAACAGATTCAACAAATTGTTTTGGCGGCAGTGACGGATCTGCATCAACTAATGGAATGGGATCGTATACCTATGCATGGAGCAATGGTCAGAACGGACCTATGGCTACTGGATTTTCTGCAGGTACGTATTCTGTTACGGCTACAAGTTCTATCGGATGTATGACCACTCAAAATTTTGCCATTGAACAACCTTCTCCCATGAATGTAAATTTTAGCGGTACTCCGGCATTGTGTTTTAATGATCCTAGCGGAACACTTACGGCAACAGCTTCAGGTGGCAACGCGCCTTATAATTATCAGTGGACAAGTCCGGCGGTTAACGCACCAACAATTACCAATGTGCCCAATGGAAATTACACCGTCACAATAACAGATGATCATGGATGTATAATTTCAGCGAATGGATCGGTATCAAGTCCCTTGCCACTGACAACAAATCTTGTTGGCGTAAATGATGTAAGTTGTTTTGCTGGTAGTAATGGAAACGCACTTGTTGCTGCCGGTGGGGGAACTTTTCCATACAGCATTGACTGGTTGACTTTAAGTAATGATAATTTTTTCATGGATAGTTTATCAGCAGGAAATTATATTGTTGAAGTAACTGACGCAAACAATTGTGTTACCAGCATGGTAGTGACAATTTCTGAACCCGGTCCGTTTACAGTTAATTTGTCCGTGATGCAAGATGAAACTTGTACTGCAGGTAATGGAATTGCATTTGCTTCAGTTTCTGGCGGAATTGGTGTAATCAATTATTCATGGACTCCGGCTGTTTCATACTCACCCATTGCAAACAACTTAAGCGCCGGTCCTTTATCTGTTCAGGTGCAAGATGAAAACGGATGTATTGCAACTGATAATGTGAACCTCATTAACCACCCAACAGGCAACGCGGTGCTTGCTTCAATGAATGCTGTTACTTGTGAAAATGGATCTAACGGTGATGCTTCAGTCAATATGATTGGCGGAACAGCACCTTTCAATTACACGTGGTCATGTTCATGCTCAAACACCAGTTTTGCAGATAGTCTTTCATCAGGAAATTATTCAGTAATTGTTACAGATAATAATGGCTGTATAGATACGCTGAATTTTGCGATGACAGAATTATTACCGCTGGTATTAACCAATGCTTACACATCTGATCCACTCTGTTACGGTGATGCTAACGGTTCATCTTTGGTACAGGCAAACGGTGGCACAGGCCCTTATTTTTTCTCTTGGAATACTATGCCTGCACAATATAGTGACCTTGCAACAAACCTTTCTGCCGGCAATTATTCCGTGATTGTTACTGATGCAAATAATTGTGCTGATACCATTTCGGTTTCATTGAATCAACCAACAGAATTAGTTCTGTCACCACAAGTATTGAGTAATATAATTTGCTTTGGTGACAGTGCGGGTGTAGCATCAGCTAACGCCACCGGCGGAACATTACCTTATCAATATACTTGGTCTAATGGTGGCAACACAGACACAATTTTAAATTTACCATCAGGGCATTATACTGTTTTTGTAACTGACGCTAACGGGTGTGATCAAAACGGGTCTATTGAAATTCTAGAATACCAAAATGTACTTGCTGAATTATCTGCAGATACTATTTTTTGTCCCGGAGATTTGGTGACTTTCACCGTGCTAACAAACGGATTAAATAATTTGTATGATTACAACTGGTACGTAAACGGAAACTTACAATCAACACAAAATACGTATACCATTCCAATTTATTCTACAACACAAATCAGTATTGAACTTGCCAACACGGTGAATTGTCCTGATATTTTTGACACCATTGTGGTTTCACCTGTACAGCTTGATCCTGCTGTTTTAAATGCAATTGGAACGACAGATACACTATGCTTAGGTCAAGCGGGCATTGTTCAGGCTATCATCACGGATTGGTCTTATCTAACCTCAGTATACTGGGATAGTTTAGCCTTGGTGGGAGTCGGTCCGCATGTTGTGAAACCAACAGAGCCGGGTTACTACGTAGTCACAATAGAAAACATGTGTAATCAAACCGCAAAAGATTCTGTGTTTTTAAATGTACACATGCCGCCTGCTGCTGATATTTTTGCACACAACACTGACGGATGCGGCAAAGTCTATGCAGAATTTGGTTACAACGTAGCTCCTTACGATTATCCTGTTTCTGATTTCAAATGGAGTATTATGTTTACAGAATATGACACGCTGAATCCGGTGGTAGGATTTGAAGTGAGTTCAGATGTACTTGCACAACTTGAAATTGAGTTCAGCAATGGATGCAGTTTTGATTATGAAGACACCGTGCATGTAGAAGTATATCCGTTGCCTGAGGCAAATTTCTATTACAATCCTGATCCGGCATTACAATATGAATTGACTGAATTTATTGATATCTCACACGGTAACCCTGTTGCGTGGGAGTGGTATGTTGAAAATCAATTTATCTCTACTGATGAACGCACTACTTGGGTGTTTGATGAAACCGGAAATTATGCTGTAATGCAAGTAATCACTAATGAATACGGATGTTCAGACACCGCACATCTTTTAATAGAAGTGATTGGAGATTTTACGGTTTATGTGCCAAATGCATTTACCCCTGATGGAAATGATTACAACAACACCTTTCAGCCCATCATGCAAAATGTGAAACCGGACAATTATGAATTCTTGATTTTTAATCGTTGGGGAGAACTGATTTTTGAAGGTCATAATCTGGAAGCAGCCTGGGATGGCTTTTATGGAGGAGACCTAGTGCCTGATGATGTTTATGTATGGGTAATCAGAGTTACTGACATCAATGATAAACGACACGAATACACCGGACACGTTGCACTTTTAAAATAA
- the rnc gene encoding ribonuclease III, whose product MVKKLGYRPKNLELFHKALTHKSYSNLRDDIQSNERLEYLGDTVIDLIVAHFLFQKFPDRDEGYLTKLKSKIVNRNMLSQIGAELELAEHIRYKTGRSIRVATIEGNALEALIGAIYLDAGFEITKNIFNNYIIRNYIDLNKVLEQEIDFKSALLIWGQKNKLMVNFKILQEAAKENDYQYICQVVINEKEWGMGKGQSKKEAEQQASQETLTLLGVQ is encoded by the coding sequence TTGGTCAAAAAACTCGGTTATCGTCCTAAGAATCTTGAACTGTTTCATAAAGCGCTCACGCATAAATCATATAGCAATTTGCGTGATGATATACAAAGCAATGAACGGCTCGAGTATCTTGGTGATACGGTTATTGACCTCATTGTTGCGCATTTTCTTTTTCAAAAATTTCCTGATAGAGATGAAGGATATCTCACCAAACTAAAATCCAAAATTGTTAATCGCAATATGCTCTCTCAAATTGGAGCAGAACTGGAATTGGCAGAACACATACGCTATAAAACAGGCAGATCAATCAGAGTAGCAACTATTGAGGGTAATGCGCTTGAAGCATTGATTGGCGCCATTTATCTAGATGCCGGATTTGAAATCACCAAGAATATTTTCAATAATTACATCATTCGAAATTATATTGACCTCAACAAAGTGCTTGAACAGGAAATTGATTTTAAATCTGCCTTATTAATTTGGGGACAAAAAAACAAGCTCATGGTAAATTTCAAAATTTTGCAAGAAGCAGCAAAAGAAAATGACTACCAGTATATTTGTCAGGTAGTTATTAACGAAAAAGAGTGGGGCATGGGTAAAGGTCAATCTAAAAAAGAAGCAGAGCAACAAGCAAGTCAGGAGACGTTGACCTTGTTGGGTGTTCAGTAA
- a CDS encoding tetratricopeptide repeat protein, whose amino-acid sequence MKNVQLFIIQISLFIVCCATHSYAQTPVDSLKDVLKKTTVDSIKVDILHDLAGFTYYGNPREAIGYCEEALQISIKAGLKDRASESYGWLGYLHENLGEIEIALQYYDKGLMIELTNQNHQNIGAYYNNIGTLYFHQKDFEKAIDYYLKSNEQFRLTETGHGLGSGYANCGSVYYSLGDTAKAIKYYDSCLVFNQKMNDLVGTAYSFVYLGLVEYDRQQDDKALEYFQAAIEIEETVGDLKGLADAHHRIGKIYLRKGDFSTAVKYGETGLKYARMIGYPEDIANNAELLYQCYEKQNKNGEALEMFKLQIQMRDTMNNLSVSRATIESSAKFEYAKKAAADSVVFAKEAEIQQAKIEKRDADLATNRIILIFAIGVLSLVVIFALVMANRIRVISRQKKIIERKREETQIQNEIIRQQKNQVEEAHKEITDSINYAERIQRSLMASKTILDEHLLVPLTHRGQGEGDYFIYFNPKEKVSGDFYWTTKLIDQRFCLVAADSTGHGVPGAIMSMLNIASLEKAIAEKLTASDEILNFTRAKIIQTLANDGSPEGGKDGMDAVLLILNQDKTAVEFSMANNPLWIIRRGEIIEFKPDKMPVGRHDKQNVPFTRHSEKLEKGDLIYIFTDGYADQFGGEVGKKFKYASFKELLLTIAEKSMEEQKAILAKTFDNWRGNLEQVDDVCVIGIRV is encoded by the coding sequence ATGAAAAACGTACAATTGTTCATCATTCAAATAAGTCTATTCATTGTTTGTTGTGCTACGCACTCCTATGCGCAAACGCCCGTTGATTCATTGAAAGATGTATTAAAAAAAACAACTGTTGATAGCATCAAGGTTGACATACTGCATGATTTAGCAGGCTTTACATATTATGGTAATCCGCGAGAGGCTATAGGCTATTGCGAGGAAGCATTACAGATATCTATTAAGGCAGGCCTTAAAGACAGGGCATCTGAAAGTTATGGTTGGTTAGGTTATTTACATGAGAATTTAGGTGAAATAGAAATTGCCTTGCAATACTATGATAAAGGATTAATGATTGAACTTACCAATCAAAATCATCAAAACATTGGCGCATATTATAATAATATTGGAACGCTGTATTTTCATCAAAAAGATTTTGAAAAGGCAATTGACTACTATCTAAAGTCTAACGAACAATTCAGACTAACCGAAACCGGACACGGATTGGGAAGTGGATATGCCAATTGTGGTTCAGTTTATTATTCCTTGGGTGATACTGCAAAAGCCATTAAATATTATGACAGCTGTCTCGTGTTTAATCAGAAAATGAATGATCTGGTTGGCACGGCATATTCATTTGTTTATTTAGGTCTTGTTGAATATGACAGGCAACAAGACGATAAAGCGCTGGAATATTTTCAAGCTGCAATTGAAATTGAAGAAACAGTTGGTGATCTCAAAGGGCTTGCTGATGCGCATCACCGAATAGGAAAAATATATTTACGAAAAGGAGATTTTTCTACCGCTGTTAAATATGGTGAAACAGGTCTGAAGTACGCCAGAATGATTGGTTATCCTGAGGACATAGCAAACAATGCAGAGTTGCTTTATCAATGCTATGAAAAGCAGAATAAAAATGGAGAAGCGTTGGAAATGTTCAAATTGCAAATTCAGATGAGAGACACCATGAACAACCTCAGTGTTTCTCGCGCAACGATTGAGAGCTCAGCCAAATTTGAATATGCAAAAAAAGCCGCCGCAGACAGTGTTGTATTTGCAAAAGAAGCAGAAATTCAACAAGCAAAAATTGAAAAACGTGATGCTGATCTTGCAACAAATAGAATCATATTGATATTTGCAATTGGCGTGCTTTCATTGGTGGTAATTTTTGCACTGGTTATGGCTAATCGAATTAGAGTGATTAGCAGACAGAAAAAAATAATTGAAAGAAAAAGAGAAGAAACACAAATACAAAATGAAATAATTCGCCAACAAAAAAACCAAGTAGAAGAAGCGCATAAAGAAATTACCGACAGCATCAATTACGCTGAACGCATTCAACGTTCTTTAATGGCCAGCAAAACAATACTTGATGAACATTTGCTCGTTCCTCTCACCCACAGAGGGCAAGGAGAAGGAGACTATTTTATCTATTTCAACCCAAAAGAAAAAGTAAGTGGAGATTTTTATTGGACAACAAAATTGATTGATCAAAGATTTTGTCTTGTTGCTGCAGATAGCACTGGTCATGGGGTACCGGGTGCTATCATGAGTATGCTCAACATTGCATCTTTAGAAAAGGCAATTGCTGAAAAATTGACTGCATCAGATGAAATACTAAATTTTACCCGCGCGAAAATAATCCAAACACTTGCCAACGACGGCAGCCCCGAAGGCGGAAAAGACGGAATGGACGCTGTGCTTTTAATTCTCAACCAAGATAAAACAGCGGTTGAATTTTCTATGGCAAACAACCCTCTTTGGATTATTAGAAGGGGTGAAATTATAGAGTTCAAGCCTGATAAAATGCCTGTAGGTAGACACGACAAACAAAACGTTCCGTTCACAAGGCATTCAGAAAAATTGGAAAAGGGTGATCTCATTTACATTTTTACTGATGGGTATGCCGACCAGTTTGGTGGTGAGGTAGGAAAGAAATTTAAATACGCCTCATTTAAAGAATTGTTGCTCACCATTGCTGAGAAATCAATGGAAGAACAGAAAGCGATTCTTGCCAAAACATTTGACAATTGGAGAGGCAATTTAGAACAGGTAGACGATGTCTGCGTTATAGGAATCAGGGTATAA
- a CDS encoding SprB repeat-containing protein, producing MKTLHIFTGVLFAVNTTTTFANESTLAINILEINLPSCNGFSNGSVTVEATGGTQPYTYNWNTFPEQSTPHAVNLKRGTYFVQVTDALGAVFYRSVEITDPIETSINITSSMPDENSTASVSSINNSTEYTYYFNGALLDKPILEGLDIGIHKLEISDNAGCTVIQYIQVFDVEESDTVSSADIQVTHPQSLENYEESLFKSDITMIRE from the coding sequence ATGAAAACGCTACACATTTTTACAGGAGTTTTATTCGCTGTTAATACAACTACTACTTTTGCAAATGAGTCAACATTGGCTATAAACATTCTTGAAATAAACTTACCAAGCTGCAACGGATTTTCAAACGGCTCAGTAACTGTTGAAGCAACAGGCGGAACACAGCCTTACACTTATAATTGGAATACCTTTCCTGAACAATCAACACCGCATGCTGTCAATTTGAAAAGAGGCACCTACTTTGTTCAAGTAACAGATGCTTTGGGTGCTGTTTTTTATAGATCAGTAGAAATTACTGACCCTATTGAAACAAGCATAAACATTACCAGTAGCATGCCTGATGAGAACTCAACTGCATCTGTTTCATCAATTAATAATTCAACCGAGTACACGTATTATTTCAACGGCGCCCTGCTTGACAAACCTATTTTAGAAGGGCTTGATATTGGCATACATAAACTTGAAATTTCAGATAATGCCGGCTGCACAGTCATTCAATACATTCAAGTGTTTGACGTTGAAGAATCAGACACAGTATCATCAGCCGATATTCAAGTGACACATCCGCAGAGTTTGGAAAATTATGAAGAAAGTCTTTTTAAATCAGACATTACCATGATAAGGGAATAG
- a CDS encoding nitroreductase family protein yields MEHPFITYEPLSFSTDESLIRSKEFYALMNKRRSVRFFSDKDVPEEIIRHIINTAGTAPSGAHKQPWVFCVIRNKDLKHQIRMLAEEEEKENYESRMSERWLKDLAPLGTNDVKEFIDIAPWIIVVMKKSYDFDESGTKTNNYYVSESVGIACGFLIAAIHQAGLVTLTHTPSPMNFLVKALKRPENEKPFLLLPVGYPANQCKVPDLKRKTHDEIAIYFR; encoded by the coding sequence ATGGAACACCCTTTTATTACTTATGAACCACTGTCATTTTCAACAGACGAGTCTTTGATCAGATCAAAAGAATTTTATGCCTTGATGAACAAGCGCCGTTCAGTGCGATTTTTTTCTGACAAAGATGTGCCTGAAGAAATTATCAGACACATAATCAATACTGCCGGTACGGCTCCGTCTGGTGCTCATAAACAACCATGGGTGTTTTGTGTCATCCGAAATAAAGACCTGAAACACCAAATAAGAATGTTGGCTGAAGAAGAGGAGAAAGAAAATTATGAAAGCCGCATGAGCGAACGTTGGTTGAAAGATCTTGCGCCTTTGGGCACTAATGATGTGAAAGAGTTTATTGACATTGCCCCATGGATTATTGTGGTAATGAAAAAATCATACGATTTTGATGAATCCGGTACAAAAACTAACAACTATTATGTGTCAGAATCTGTGGGTATTGCCTGCGGATTCTTAATTGCAGCCATTCACCAAGCCGGGCTTGTTACGCTTACCCACACGCCAAGTCCTATGAATTTTTTGGTTAAAGCCCTGAAAAGGCCTGAAAATGAAAAACCTTTTCTGCTTTTACCCGTGGGATACCCTGCAAATCAGTGCAAAGTGCCAGATTTAAAACGAAAAACCCATGATGAAATTGCAATTTATTTCAGGTAA